From one Salmo salar chromosome ssa09, Ssal_v3.1, whole genome shotgun sequence genomic stretch:
- the LOC106611087 gene encoding glycoprotein hormone beta-5 — protein MTQRRGTQWWCAVLLCCTGLWSWLHPETLSQASAVNLRRFIGCAVREFTFLARKPGCGGLHITTDACWGRCETWEKPVLDPPYIESYQRVCTYNETRLVTVRLPNCSANVDPMYTYPVALRCDCGVCLTSTTECITSV, from the exons ATGACCCAGAGGAGAGGTACTCAGTG gtggtgtgctgtgctgctgtgctgtACAGGGCTGTGGTCATGGCTTCACCCAGAGACACTGAGTCAGGCTTCAGCCGTCAACCTGCGCCGCTTCATTGGCTGTGCCGTCCGGGAGTTCACCTTCCTGGCCAGGAAACCAGGCTGTGGAGGGCTTCACATCACCACCGACGCCTGCTGGGGGCGTTGTGAGACCTGGGAg AAGCCTGTCCTTGACCCTCCCTACATAGAGTCATACCAGCGTGTGTGTACCTACAACGAGACCCGCCTGGTGACGGTGCGGCTGCCTAACTGCTCAGCCAACGTGGACCCCATGTACACCTACCCTGTAGCCCTGAGGTGTGACTGTGGAgtgtgcctgaccagtaccactgAGTGTATCACCTCTGTCTGA